A genomic segment from Gossypium hirsutum isolate 1008001.06 chromosome D04, Gossypium_hirsutum_v2.1, whole genome shotgun sequence encodes:
- the LOC107927537 gene encoding AT-hook motif nuclear-localized protein 1 — translation MEDRESMYAALFGMDEDQREKEQKRLIARKRKRKGIPRKLVLCNEKLSTSDSFHCSPAEYFSNEECFDLNKIGGDFVPCSLIVCSGEDIISKITSFVESCSCNCYIASAAGCVARASILECGTASTHEGSYEIVSLTGHISMPLNLGRSNGYGILITLASKNDSVFGGYVSGPLMAKTNVQIVLWRFTSPSAKEASTSGAESPAAKMEVS, via the exons ATGGAGGATAGGGAGAGTATGTATGCTGCACTTTTTGGCATGGATGAGGACCAAAGGGAAAAGGAGCAAAAGAGGTTGATTGCTAGGAAAAGGAAGAGAAAGGGAATCCCGAGGAAACTTGTTCTTTGTAATGAAAAGTTATCAACCTCTGACTCTTTCCATTGCAGCCCCGCTGAATACTTTTCAAATGAAG AGTGTTTCGATCTGAACAAAATTGGGGGAGATTTTGTTCCCTGTTCATTGATTGTCTGTTCTGGGGAG GacataatctcaaaaataacttCATTTGTTGAGAGTTGTTCTTGTAACTGTTACATTGCTTCTGCTGCCGGATGTGTTGCTCGTGCTAGCATTCTTGAATGTGGTACGGCTTCTACACATGAG GGATCATATGAAATAGTCTCCCTGACAGGGCACATCTCCATGCCCTTAAACCTTGGTCGCAGTAATGGTTATGGAATTCTGATCACTTTGGCATCCAAAAATGATTCTGTGTTCGGGGGCTATGTTTCTGGCCCTTTGATGGCAAAAACTAATGTTCAA ATTGTGCTGTGGAGGTTTACTAGTCCTTCTGCAAAGGAAGCTTCTACGTCCGGTGCAGAATCTCCGGCGGCCAAAATGGAGGTTTCTTAA
- the LOC107927542 gene encoding GABA transporter 1, protein MATADPNFIHLSSPQKENGVSESPGQLDAGALFVLKSRGSWLHSGYHLTTSIVGPVIFSFPFALSLLGWAPGLLITTLQALITFYSYNLLSVILDHHAQLGKRQLRFRDMARDILGPRWGKYFVGPLQIAICYGAVIGCILLGGQSLKFIYLLYNPSGKMQLYQFITIFGTVPLFLAQIPSFHSLRHINLASLLLVLAYSACVVAGSIHIGNSRNAPNKDYSIKGSKENRILGAINGISIIATTYGCGIIPEIQATIAPPVKGKMFKGLCVCFGVIVSTYFSVAISGYWAFGNQSQPSILSNFMDENRPLLPSWFLLLTNIFTLMQLATITVIYLQPTNEVFEKWFANPKMDQFSARNVMPRLVLRSLSVIIGTTFAAMFPFFGDIMALFGAFGVIPLDFILPMVLYNLTFKPSRQSIVFWANTLIAVASSALVAMGALASVRQIILDAKTYNLFANV, encoded by the exons ATGGCAACTGCTGATCCAAACTTTATCCACTTATCCTCACCTCAAAAGGAAAATGGTGTCTCAGAGTCTCCAGGACAGCTTGATGCAGGAGCTCTTTTCGTCCTCAAATCACGAG GTTCTTGGTTGCACTCTGGGTATCACTTGACCACCTCAATTGTTGGCCCTGTTATTTTTAGTTTCCCCTTTGCTCTGTCCTTACTAGGCTGGGCACCTGGACTTCTCATCACAACTCTTCAAGCTCTCATCACTTTTTACTCCTACAACCTTCTCTCTGTGATATTGGACCATCATGCGCAGCTTGGGAAGCGACAACTTCGTTTTAGGGACATGGCCAGAGACATTCTTG GACCTAGATGGGGCAAATACTTTGTTGGTCCACTTCAAATTGCAATATGCTATGGTGCTGTTATTGGTTGTATTCTTCTTGGAGGACAAAGTCTTAAA TTCATTTACTTGCTCTACAATCCAAGTGGGAAAATGCAGCTGTACCAGTTTATAACTATCTTTGGAACCGTACCACTATTCTTGGCACAGATACCATCCTTTCATTCGCTAAGACATATCAACCTTGCCTCTCTACTCCTTGTTCTTGCTTACAGCGCATGCGTCGTTGCTGGTTCGATACACATAG GTAATTCCAGGAATGCACCTAACAAGGACTATTCAATAAAGGGATCAAAAGAAAACCGCATTCTTGGTGCCATCAATGGTATTTCAATCATCGCCACCACCTATGGTTGTGGAATTATCCCAGAAATACAG GCAACTATAGCTCCCCCAGTGAAGGGGAAGATGTTCAAAGGTTTATGTGTGTGCTTTGGTGTGATAGTTAGCACATATTTCAGTGTGGCAATCTCTGGGTATTGGGCATTTGGCAATCAATCTCAACCatcaattctttcaaattttatggatgaaaacAGGCCATTGCTGCCCTCTTGGTTTCTATTGCTCACCAACATCTTCACTCTTATGCAACTGGCTACAATCACTGTG ATTTACTTGCAACCCACAAATGAAgtatttgaaaaatggtttgcaAACCCAAAGATGGATCAGTTCTCTGCACGTAACGTGATGCCAAGATTGGTTTTAAGATCACTCTCAGTGATAATTGGCACTACATTTGCTGCAATGTTCCCTTTCTTTGGTGATATTATGGCATTGTTTGGAGCATTTGGAGTTATCCCTCTAGACTTTATTTTGCCCATGGTTCTATATAATCTCACTTTCAAGCCATCAAGACAGAGCATCGTATTCTGGGCAAACACATTGATAGCAGTAGCATCATCAGCATTAGTGGCAATGGGAGCTTTAGCTTCAGTTAGACAGATAATTCTTGATGCCAAGACATATAATTTGTTTGCCAACGTGTAA